The proteins below are encoded in one region of Drosophila santomea strain STO CAGO 1482 chromosome 3R, Prin_Dsan_1.1, whole genome shotgun sequence:
- the LOC120454110 gene encoding uncharacterized protein LOC120454110: MSEEVIVRDQFEIPAVTSHESQSSLGNDPKIEPEKLMVCDEIDSTLNIAGVSEKDFEVSEKADIVEAKDTTGYKTPNQFKESDEAALEEITFVEGEEELSSGSSFTSCCSYRYMRKSILCREIRDASTLSLDSGIDIASPIDLFINRDLDKDQDQLQGTPLYPGIEKKGSTVRIVMEKRELTATSEDSECDCELSLDEVYQRFSAWFNHNEIDIAFSSFMQADEDMDGYICLGELKRFLEKLEMPQTHLAAKNLMTHVVGNHEERLNFCHALLIYGTVLNRLELRKWHLLDRERQRLARSKAVDVSKVGVSGAKQFFEAKIALQADHLPINSDQPVARVPVHSLNKENTGSRRVNFKSAAALFKKLESEQ; encoded by the coding sequence ATGTCAGAGGAAGTCATCGTCCGGGACCAGTTCGAAATCCCAGCAGTAACGTCGCACGAAAGTCAGAGTTCGCTCGGAAACGATCCGAAAATCGAGCCGGAAAAGCTGATGGTTTGCGATGAAATAGACAGCACGTTGAACATTGCAGGGGTATCTGAGAAAGATTTCGAGGTTTCAGAGAAGGCGGACATTGTGGAAGCGAAAGATACCACAGGCTATAAGACACCAAATCAGTTCAAAGAGTCGGATGAAGCGGCGCTTGAGGAGATCACTTTTGTAGAAGGGGAGGAGGAGCTCAGTTCCGGATCATCCTTTACATCCTGTTGCTCGTACAGATACATGCGAAAGTCGATCCTTTGCAGGGAGATACGTGACGCATCCACCTTGAGTTTGGATAGTGGCATTGATATTGCTTCCCCAATCGATCTTTTTATCAATCGGGATCTGGATAAAGACCAAGATCAGTTACAAGGAACTCCCTTATATCCAGGTATTGAGAAAAAAGGCTCAACCGTCAGGATCGTCATGGAGAAAAGAGAACTGACTGCCACTTCCGAGGATAGCGAATGTGATTGCGAACTCAGCTTGGACGAAGTTTACCAACGCTTCTCGGCTTGGTTCAATCACAACGAAATAGATATCGCATTTTCCTCGTTTATGCAGGCAGATGAGGACATGGACGGGTACATATGTCTGGGCGAGCTGAAGAGATTCCTGGAAAAACTCGAGATGCCACAAACCCATTTGGCAGCCAAAAACCTAATGACCCATGTGGTGGGAAATCACGAGGAACGCCTGAACTTCTGCCATGCACTTCTTATTTACGGCACTGTTTTGAATCGCTTGGAATTGAGGAAGTGGCATCTATTGGATCGGGAACGACAGCGTTTGGCCCGAAGTAAGGCGGTGGATGTGTCGAAAGTGGGTGTTAGTGgtgcaaaacaatttttcgaAGCCAAAATAGCCCTGCAAGCGGATCACTTACCTATTAATTCGGATCAACCTGTGGCCAGAGTTCCGGTTCACTCATTGAACAAGGAGAACACAGGCTCTAGAAGAGTAAATTTCAAGTCTGCTGCCGCTCTTTTTAAGAAGCTTGAAAGTGAACAGTAA